A single region of the Plutella xylostella chromosome 26, ilPluXylo3.1, whole genome shotgun sequence genome encodes:
- the LOC105383837 gene encoding uncharacterized protein LOC105383837 — protein sequence MSFPPHGPPYHLSGDDKSNPPPYGYPAYPGYPAYGYPPVPGHHQPPGHYPPPMYLPMMMPVPIHYPQPDSTGNPTYVTNYIYHGETHAGPDSPAVADQVQVAECSGDLDWVPTTSTLAGSLTGRAVVAGHEGWDGSPLWVMRARHCGQLIPGKLNVRHNSATITHNGREVPVQNIEVLCSKGLRWVPATNGNVPPFAIPGGHTSTGEQLFIGRARYQLSLTPGKVQASRNGCLIPFGGSEVVTTMYDVLCRAS from the coding sequence ATGAGTTTTCCACCACACGGGCCTCCATACCATCTCAGCGGAGATGACAAGTCAAACCCACCTCCATATGGCTACCCAGCGTACCCAGGATACCCGGCTTACGGCTACCCACCAGTACCAGGGCATCATCAGCCTCCAGGACATTACCCTCCGccgatgtacctacctatgatgATGCCAGTACCCATACACTACCCGCAACCGGATTCTACGGGCAATCCTACTTACGTCACCAACTACATATACCACGGGGAGACGCACGCTGGACCAGATTCCCCAGCAGTAGCAGACCAGGTGCAAGTGGCAGAATGTTCTGGAGACCTGGACTGGGTGCCAACGACCTCAACTCTAGCTGGGTCGTTGACTGGcagagcggtggtggcgggCCACGAAGGCTGGGATGGAAGCCCGCTATGGGTGATGAGGGCAAGGCATTGCGGTCAACTGATTCCTGGGAAGCTAAATGTCAGACATAATTCCGCTACAATCACTCATAATGGCAGAGAAGTCCCAGTTCAGAATATCGAGGTTTTGTGCTCCAAGGGTTTGCGATGGGTGCCAGCTACAAATGGAAACGTCCCTCCGTTCGCGATACCAGGAGGGCATACGTCGACAGGAGAGCAGTTGTTTATTGGTAGAGCGAGATACCAGCTGTCGTTGACCCCTGGGAAGGTGCAGGCCAGTAGAAATGGGTGTCTCATACCGTTTGGTGGGAGTGAAGTGGTGACAACGATGTACGATGTTCTATGTAGAGCTAGTTGA
- the LOC105387728 gene encoding uncharacterized protein LOC105387728: MDKAKPKPAVLVETTDSDDKLKKVSDLVYCQYQTVTVRRVKEEILTTTSISNVDDILKTLVPTKSFLYRNETRIKKQDKSPTSYVPMDVGKKPRRFFRFSYEYPNFDLKKFRFSKQENFNDRGYYSVKNPTAENKNINVKVYRNVEASTKYKSFSNTEDFNEIVLEDHFYEDLCYNDMGNKVDEKRRNSSSQINNIRTTAKVKIQEIFSSFKLPFFKKEDNSKKSSEDGKIEEISENNDSSSSMYDSVTLRPNEKSALEKPKPVVEEYLEPIQLQKDYCDVIFKEKDEGILGYIMNMFETRFGLRRESSDPNISEDSDAEKHPPNNVPSESVQKWNDPRKTKTGSGKSSMADRPLPVPVASEPYYMDVDRSEAEALLAGQPDGTFILRPSSQPEHLYTLSVACGGVVYNVGVRRRPDGRLALGFPRRGERSFSSVASLLRVHRRRRALLAAPGGVVAARLTEPPVHYQTPSGLPVAVQGGVE; encoded by the exons ATGGATAAAGCTAAACCTAAACCTGCAGTTTTAGTAGAAACAACAGACTCTGATGATAAATTAAAGAAAGTGAGTGATCTAGTTTATTGCCAATATCAAACCGTCACAGTGAGGCGAGTCAAAGAAGAGATACTAACTACAACCTCTATTAGTAATGTTGACGATATATTGAAAACGCTGGTTCCGACTAAAAGTTTTCTATATCGCAACGAAACACGCATCAAGAAACAAGATAAATCACCAACGTCATATGTGCCTATGGATGTAGGTAAAAAACCAAGGAGATTTTTCAGATTTAGCTACGAATATCCAAATTTTGATCTTAAGAAATTTAGATTTTCAAAACAGGAGAATTTCAACGATAGAGGGTATTATAGCGTGAAAAATCCGACTGCAGAAAACAAGaatataaatgtgaaagtttaCAGGAATGTGGAAGCATCAACGAAATACAAATCGTTTTCTAATACAGAAgatttcaatgaaattgtTTTAGAAGATCATTTTTATGAAGACTTGTGTTACAACGATATGGGTAACAAAGTAGATGAAAAAAGAAGGAACTCTTCAAgtcaaataaacaatataaggACAACAGCTAAAGTGAAAATCCAAGAGATATTCAGTTCTTTTAAGCTACCATTCTTCAAAAAGGAAGATAATAGCAAGAAAAGCAGTGAAGATGGTAAAATAGAAGAAATATCAGAGAATAACGACAGTAGCAGCAGTATGTATGACTCGGTCACACTCAGGCCCAATGAAAAAAGTGCTTTAGAAAAG cCAAAACCTGTGGTGGAAGAATATTTGGAACCAATACAGCTGCAGAAGGATTACTGCGACGTGATCTTCAAAGAGAAAGATGAAGGGATCCTCGGCTACATCATGAACATGTTCGAGACGAGGTTCGGCTTGAGAAGAG AATCGAGCGACCCAAACATATCCGAAGACTCAGACGCAGAGAAGCACCCACCCAACAACGTACCCTCAGAATCAGTACAAAAATGGAACGACCCCCGCAAGACGAAGACCGGAAGTGGAAAGAGCAGCATGGCGGACCGGCCACTTCCGGTGCCAGTGGCTAGTGAGCCGTATTACATGGATGTTGACAGGAGTGAGGCGGAGGCCCTGTTGGCTGGTCAGCCGGATGGCACCTTCATATTGAGACCTTCCAGTCAG CCGGAGCACTTGTACACGCTGTCAGTGGCGTGCGGTGGCGTCGTCTACAACGTGGGCGTGCGGCGCCGCCCTGACGGACGCCTGGCGCTCGGCTTCCCGAGGCGCGGGGAGAG GTCCTTCAGCAGCGTGGCCTCACTGCTGCGGGTgcaccggcggcggcgcgcgctgctGGCGGCGCCGGGGGGCGTGGTCGCCGCGCGGCTCACGGAGCCCCCTGTCCACTACCAGACCCCGAGCGGCCTGCCTGTGGCTGTGCAAGGGGGGGTTGAGTAG